In Campylobacter vulpis, a genomic segment contains:
- a CDS encoding hemerythrin family protein yields MDKFIPTWDDKYSINDERIDTQHKKLFELAAKVESAVYGFAKRDELKEILMELFNYMKEHFANEETYMYEISYPYLSDHKMMHKVIIDDMSYLIQHIKTTNDLKEKLYTIMSDWLLTHILRYDMMIGHWLNEQKSNEQEEFEQTEENGEIVEKPKVIKETRFIYSCPCHLTHILNYQDHLRISMHNKVLKCKNCKKDLTYVTTEIVEKRINNVSKMG; encoded by the coding sequence TTGGATAAGTTTATTCCCACTTGGGACGATAAATATAGTATTAATGATGAGAGAATAGATACGCAACATAAAAAGCTTTTTGAACTTGCTGCTAAAGTGGAGAGTGCGGTTTATGGTTTTGCAAAACGCGATGAGCTAAAAGAAATTTTAATGGAGCTTTTTAATTATATGAAAGAGCATTTTGCTAATGAAGAGACTTATATGTATGAAATTTCTTATCCTTATCTTAGCGACCATAAAATGATGCATAAGGTTATCATCGATGATATGTCCTATCTTATCCAACACATTAAAACAACAAATGATCTTAAGGAAAAGCTTTATACCATAATGTCTGATTGGCTTTTAACGCACATTTTGCGTTATGATATGATGATAGGGCATTGGCTTAATGAGCAAAAAAGTAATGAGCAAGAAGAATTTGAGCAAACAGAAGAAAATGGTGAAATAGTCGAAAAGCCTAAAGTGATAAAGGAAACAAGATTTATTTATTCTTGTCCTTGTCATTTAACTCATATTTTAAACTATCAAGATCATCTTAGAATTTCTATGCATAATAAAGTGTTAAAATGCAAAAATTGCAAAAAAGATTTAACTTATGTTACAACTGAAATCGTGGAAAAAAGGATAAATAATGTTTCCAAAATGGGATGA
- a CDS encoding bacteriohemerythrin: MFPKWDDSYSVHNAKIDEQHKKLFELAAKVEYMFDKPVYKNDIKNLLAEFFNYMKDHFHDEEKYMELIGYPELEAHRKIHKEIIQMMINLIQGIKTTNDLKEKLYMVAKKWLLEHILYEDMKVEHFRRSSLSHDDGGDVSFEEDKDEKDDEGAIYLYVCDCVGQIHDVPFGIHQKMQLKGTKFRCKKCQKPIQFHKKHSAGF; this comes from the coding sequence ATGTTTCCAAAATGGGATGATAGTTATAGCGTTCATAATGCAAAGATAGACGAGCAGCATAAAAAGCTTTTTGAGCTTGCAGCTAAGGTTGAATATATGTTTGATAAGCCTGTTTATAAAAACGATATTAAAAATCTACTTGCGGAATTTTTTAATTATATGAAGGATCATTTTCACGATGAAGAAAAATATATGGAGCTTATCGGCTATCCTGAGCTTGAGGCACACCGTAAAATTCACAAAGAAATTATACAAATGATGATAAATCTCATTCAAGGCATTAAAACAACAAATGATCTTAAGGAAAAGCTTTATATGGTCGCTAAAAAATGGCTTTTAGAGCATATTTTATATGAAGATATGAAGGTGGAGCATTTTAGGCGTTCTTCTTTGAGTCATGATGATGGTGGCGATGTAAGTTTTGAGGAGGATAAGGACGAGAAAGATGACGAGGGGGCAATTTATCTTTATGTGTGTGATTGTGTAGGACAAATCCACGATGTGCCTTTTGGAATTCATCAAAAGATGCAATTAAAAGGTACAAAATTTAGATGTAAAAAGTGTCAAAAACCGATACAATTTCACAAAAAACACTCTGCTGGTTTTTGA
- a CDS encoding (Fe-S)-binding protein, with protein MMKKVYFYATCLGTAAMQETILNAIKLLRREGVEVIFKKNQTCCSQPSFNSGYFKESKRVALYNVDLFEKDYPIVVPSGSCAGMMSHDYLELFKEDSEFERVKEFSSRVTELSQYLDEVLKVEYEDKGEPLKVTWHSNCHALRIQKSIEASKNLIKKLKNVELVNLEYEEECCGFGGTFAVKEPEISNAMARAKIQDIQNTGVKYLISGDGGCLLNIDGTMRKMGLDVRGLHLYDFLLKRLEGVRL; from the coding sequence ATGATGAAAAAGGTATATTTTTATGCAACTTGTCTTGGCACTGCTGCTATGCAAGAGACGATTTTAAATGCTATAAAACTTCTACGCCGTGAGGGCGTGGAGGTGATTTTTAAAAAAAATCAAACCTGTTGTTCACAGCCAAGTTTTAATTCAGGCTATTTTAAGGAAAGCAAACGCGTAGCGCTTTATAATGTGGATTTGTTTGAAAAAGATTATCCCATTGTCGTGCCAAGTGGCTCTTGTGCGGGTATGATGAGCCACGATTATTTAGAGCTTTTTAAAGAAGATAGCGAATTTGAAAGGGTGAAGGAATTTTCATCAAGAGTAACCGAGCTTTCTCAATATTTAGATGAAGTTTTAAAGGTGGAGTATGAGGATAAGGGTGAACCACTTAAGGTAACTTGGCACTCAAACTGCCACGCTTTACGCATACAAAAAAGCATAGAAGCGAGTAAAAATCTCATCAAAAAGCTTAAAAATGTTGAGCTTGTGAATTTAGAGTATGAGGAGGAGTGTTGTGGCTTTGGCGGGACCTTTGCTGTGAAAGAGCCTGAAATTTCAAATGCTATGGCAAGAGCAAAAATACAAGATATTCAAAATACAGGTGTGAAATATCTTATAAGCGGTGATGGAGGTTGTCTTTTAAATATAGACGGCACTATGCGTAAAATGGGACTTGATGTAAGGGGACTTCATTTGTATGACTTTTTATTAAAAAGGCTTGAGGGGGTGAGATTATGA
- a CDS encoding LutB/LldF family L-lactate oxidation iron-sulfur protein, producing the protein MKAHEEIVNIKLNDTQMRENLSNAMHTLQKNRFKVIEDKFQDWQGLRNKAKQAKNNALMSLEERLVEFEKNATKNGIKVHWASSDEDACELIYEIMKENNISKILKGKSMASEEIGLNHYLEKKGLKAIETDLGEVIIQLDGEVPVHIVVPAIHKNRYEIGKTFQEKLGAELESEPEKLNAIARKYLRDEFEGLKLGLSGVNFAMSREGAFWLIENEGNGRMCTTAPDIHIALCGIEKVMESFEDAATMVHLLTPSATGQFIPTYNNIITGPRKNGDLDGPKEVHIVLFDHHRSDMLAHKDYYEALRCIRCGACMNFCPVYDKIGGHSYQTIYPGPIGEVISPNLFGMDKTGDILNFCSLCGRCSEVCPVKIPLADLIRKLRCDKVGQGENPPFGANEHNKMEAFAFSSFANLATNGNKWRFSLSKGHYFNWFVQNFKGSLPVIKKWSAFKELPQIKKDLYKEVQNIEGVIYE; encoded by the coding sequence ATGAAAGCACACGAAGAGATAGTGAATATCAAGTTAAATGACACGCAAATGCGTGAAAATTTAAGCAATGCTATGCACACTTTGCAAAAAAATCGCTTTAAGGTGATTGAGGATAAATTTCAGGACTGGCAAGGCTTAAGAAATAAGGCTAAACAAGCGAAAAATAATGCTTTAATGAGCCTTGAAGAAAGGCTTGTGGAATTTGAAAAAAATGCCACGAAAAACGGCATTAAGGTGCATTGGGCAAGTAGTGATGAGGATGCTTGTGAGCTTATTTATGAAATTATGAAAGAAAATAATATTAGTAAAATCTTAAAGGGTAAATCAATGGCTAGTGAGGAGATAGGGCTTAATCACTATCTAGAAAAAAAAGGCTTAAAGGCTATTGAGACGGATTTAGGTGAAGTGATTATACAGCTTGATGGCGAAGTGCCTGTGCATATAGTCGTGCCAGCAATTCATAAAAATCGTTACGAGATAGGAAAAACCTTTCAAGAAAAGCTAGGCGCAGAGCTTGAAAGTGAGCCTGAAAAGTTAAATGCCATTGCTAGGAAATATCTAAGAGATGAATTTGAGGGCTTAAAATTAGGACTTAGTGGGGTCAATTTTGCTATGTCTAGGGAGGGGGCATTTTGGCTGATAGAAAATGAGGGTAATGGTAGAATGTGCACCACAGCCCCTGATATTCACATTGCACTTTGTGGGATAGAAAAGGTAATGGAAAGTTTTGAAGATGCGGCGACTATGGTGCATTTACTAACCCCTTCAGCCACGGGGCAGTTTATCCCAACTTATAATAATATCATCACAGGACCTCGTAAAAATGGAGATTTGGACGGACCTAAGGAGGTGCATATCGTGCTATTTGACCATCATAGGAGCGATATGTTAGCACATAAGGATTATTATGAGGCTTTGCGTTGCATTAGGTGTGGTGCTTGTATGAATTTTTGCCCCGTGTATGATAAGATAGGAGGACATAGCTATCAAACCATTTATCCAGGACCAATAGGAGAGGTGATTAGTCCAAATTTATTTGGTATGGATAAAACGGGCGATATTCTTAATTTTTGCTCTCTTTGTGGGCGTTGCTCTGAAGTGTGTCCTGTGAAAATTCCCCTAGCGGATTTGATAAGAAAATTGCGTTGTGATAAGGTAGGGCAGGGAGAAAACCCTCCATTTGGGGCAAACGAGCATAATAAAATGGAGGCTTTTGCTTTTTCTAGCTTTGCAAATTTAGCGACAAATGGTAACAAATGGCGTTTTTCTTTATCTAAGGGGCATTATTTTAATTGGTTTGTGCAAAATTTTAAAGGTTCTTTGCCTGTGATTAAAAAATGGAGTGCTTTTAAGGAATTACCACAAATTAAGAAAGATTTGTATAAAGAAGTGCAAAATATCGAGGGGGTAATTTATGAGTAG
- a CDS encoding LutC/YkgG family protein, whose amino-acid sequence MSRIEEISTRSKEAILSKLQKAYIDKEFTRSPSLDPVEHIVTSGQMLEEMRQKMSDNKYIVEESTKDKLEDKINEITQNYGYESLLYGESLGLDLDKIKASKKICFDKEIEKLRSEVFHSDFSIIHAHCGVSSHGVALVLSSKTQPRMLSLAPKLCIVLLQKEKIVPSLSEALNLVKQENAILPSNILFIAGPSRTADIELITVFGVHGPQKAHIILY is encoded by the coding sequence ATGAGTAGGATAGAAGAAATTTCTACAAGAAGTAAAGAGGCTATTTTATCAAAACTTCAAAAAGCCTATATTGATAAGGAATTTACGAGAAGTCCTAGCCTAGATCCTGTGGAGCATATCGTAACAAGTGGGCAAATGCTTGAAGAGATGAGGCAAAAAATGAGTGATAATAAATACATAGTCGAGGAAAGCACTAAGGATAAACTCGAAGATAAAATCAATGAAATCACTCAAAATTATGGCTATGAAAGTTTGCTTTATGGGGAGAGTTTGGGGCTTGATTTGGATAAAATTAAAGCAAGTAAGAAAATTTGTTTTGACAAGGAGATAGAAAAATTACGCAGTGAGGTTTTTCATAGTGATTTTTCTATTATACACGCACATTGCGGAGTGAGCTCTCACGGCGTAGCTTTAGTGCTTTCAAGTAAAACGCAACCTAGAATGCTTTCTTTAGCACCTAAGCTTTGCATAGTTTTATTACAAAAAGAAAAAATTGTCCCTAGCCTTAGTGAAGCTTTAAACCTTGTAAAACAAGAAAATGCAATCTTACCTAGCAATATTTTATTTATAGCAGGACCTTCACGCACGGCGGATATTGAATTAATTACTGTTTTTGGAGTGCATGGACCGCAAAAAGCTCATATTATTTTATACTGA
- a CDS encoding DUF2972 domain-containing protein, translating into MRRLFNQLKTFGFKEFYRRRKKRITNSITKRFGDYLLKFYPKLPQNYEFVLLNYSVSGHFAFSSFLELCGLKHINLSQDNYMYYGEARKMLKNSKRQNFLSISLYRNLKKRLKFTKILSCNFPLVILLRDPISRLKTSINHGYPKAKVSKFEFSLKDDIDKSLPEIVYSGALTPQITDLEKIFDKKFIDFKYQSNLTPFLTRGGGVTRQIIYIDTQDLQADKAFDTMKRLSKILHFNPPKEEDRAKFERKAWNNYTSFLPFTLFINHKDFSYLKNKIKFIITEEPLSNLKDTKNLFLDKNDPCYENLSINVEQEHYELIKEDKEIKERLKSYFKEFVKILEEKVKFRANNALSEQDILNYFKANSSLALKFKTLLDKELTHIKQTRPDIIASWKYYAEFEEICEGLKN; encoded by the coding sequence TTGAGAAGACTTTTTAATCAATTAAAAACATTTGGCTTCAAAGAGTTTTATAGGCGAAGAAAAAAGAGAATAACAAATTCTATAACTAAGCGTTTTGGGGATTATTTACTCAAATTCTACCCCAAACTTCCGCAAAATTATGAATTTGTGCTTTTAAATTATTCTGTAAGTGGGCATTTTGCTTTTTCAAGTTTTTTAGAATTATGCGGTTTAAAACATATTAATTTATCGCAAGATAATTATATGTATTATGGCGAAGCAAGAAAAATGCTTAAAAATTCAAAGAGGCAAAATTTTCTTAGCATAAGCTTATATCGTAATCTTAAAAAAAGACTTAAATTTACAAAAATTTTATCTTGTAATTTTCCTCTTGTAATCTTACTTCGCGACCCCATTTCAAGGCTTAAAACAAGTATTAATCACGGCTACCCTAAAGCTAAGGTTAGCAAGTTTGAATTTAGCCTTAAAGATGATATTGATAAATCCTTACCTGAGATTGTATATAGCGGTGCTTTAACACCTCAAATCACAGATTTAGAAAAGATTTTTGATAAAAAATTTATAGACTTTAAATATCAAAGTAATCTTACTCCCTTTTTAACAAGGGGGGGGGGGGTAACCCGACAAATCATCTACATCGATACGCAGGATTTACAAGCAGATAAAGCCTTTGATACAATGAAAAGGCTTTCTAAAATTCTTCACTTCAACCCACCCAAAGAAGAAGATAGGGCTAAATTTGAACGCAAAGCTTGGAACAATTACACCTCGTTTTTACCTTTCACTTTATTTATAAACCATAAAGACTTTTCTTATCTTAAAAATAAAATTAAATTTATCATCACAGAGGAGCCTCTAAGCAATCTAAAAGACACCAAAAATCTTTTCTTAGACAAAAACGACCCTTGCTATGAAAATCTTAGCATTAATGTAGAACAAGAGCATTATGAGCTTATCAAAGAAGATAAAGAAATAAAAGAAAGATTAAAAAGCTATTTTAAAGAATTTGTGAAAATCTTAGAAGAAAAAGTTAAATTTAGAGCAAATAATGCCTTAAGCGAACAAGATATTTTAAATTATTTCAAAGCAAATTCTAGCCTAGCTTTAAAATTTAAAACTCTTTTAGATAAAGAACTTACTCACATTAAACAAACACGCCCTGACATCATCGCTTCGTGGAAATATTATGCAGAGTTTGAGGAAATTTGTGAGGGGTTAAAAAATTAA